CTGCAACTTCTTCACGGCATATCTCGATTAAGGGGTCATCAACCAACGCCTTCTCGACGCTCCGGGAAAAGGCTTCCCGGTCAACGGCCAGTGCGCCACCGGCGGGAACCTTGTTGGCGTCCGCCGCTTGCATGATTAAAGATCCCATTGTCCGCATTTCCTGATGCAACAGGCCGACGGCGTTGAAGTCGGCATCATCGGAACGAAAAGAGTTGGAGCAGACCAGTTCTGCAAGTCCGTCGGTCACGTGGGCATCGGTGGAACGCTTGGGGCGCATCTCATGCAGGGTAACGGGCACCCCGGCGCGCGCCAGTTGCCACGCCGCCTCGCTGCCGGCAAGGCCGCCACCGATGATGTGGACGGGATTTAAGGATTTTATATTCATGGCGGCAACTCATATACGCCAAGAGAAGACCTTGCAACGAACAATGTCCCGGCTTACGTTCCGGTTGTTCTAAATATCAGTCTAAAAAGGTGAAAATCCGTGGAGTCTTCGTTCTTCGATATCATTAAGCCCGACTTGTTCCTTGCCGGTGTTGTCATCGGCGGGGCAATCATCATGATGCGTTTTATGCCGCGTTTGATGGCCGGGGTGCCGTTTGTCGAGCCCAGGGCGATTAACGATCTGATGGAGAGCGGTAAAGAGCTTGTCATCATCGATGTTCGCACGAAAGATGAATTTAACGGCCCGCTTGGCCATGTGCGCGGGGCCCTCAACCTGGCCGGCATGGAACTGGATAATCGACTGGCTGCCGCCGACAAACAACTCGATGATTTGAAAGACGCGCCAATATTTATTGTCTGCCGCACCCACAACCGTTCGCCCCGGGCCGCCCGGATGTTGACCAAGGCCGGGTTCAGTCAGGTTGCCATTATCAAAGGCGGGATGATCAACTGGAATAAGCAGGAATGTCCTGTTGCAAAGTAAGCAGGATCATCCAGCCCTGCCGTACCTGCTGCTGGTGTTGGCGATTGCCACGTGGGCCGGTAATTTTGTCGTCGCCCGCTACATGCGTGGTGAAATTCCTCCGCTGACCTTGAATTTTCTGCGCTGGAGCGGCGCCTTTGTTGTGTTGTTGCCACTCTGTCTGGGTAAATTCCGCGCCGATGTGGCCATTTTAAAGCGCCACTGGAAGTGGGTGTTGTTGATGGCGGCTTCGGGGGTCGGGATTTTTCACAGCTTTGTCTACACCGGGCTGCAAACAACGACGGTCTTGAACGCAGGGCTGATGATGGCGGTCTGTCCGATTATCATTCCGGGGATTGCCTACCTTATTCACGGTGACCGTTTGACCATGCGCCAATCCATGGGGATCGTCGCATCGGTGATTGGCGTCGTCGTTATCATCACCCGCGCCGATCCGGATTTGCTTCTTTCCTTAAGCATCAGCACGGGTGATTTGTGGTTTCTCGCCGCTGTCCCCATGTGGGCGTTTTATTCGGTGATCATAAAAGACAAACCGCAAGGCTTGTCTTCGCGCGCAATGATGCTGGCGATTACCGGCGTTGGCACGCTGATGATGTTGCCCCTCTACCTTTGGGAACTGAACCGGTTGGGCGGCATCCCGATCAACGTGAGTACCGTTGTCTCTGTCGCTTATGTGTCGGTGTTTGCCTCAGTGCTTGCCTATTTCGCGTGGAACAAGGGGGTTGGCGACGTCGGCGCAATCAAGGCCGGGCCGTTCCTGCACCTGATGCCGGTATTTTCAGCACTGTTGGCGATGACCTTCCTGGGGGAGAGGCTCGAGCCCTTCCACTTCCCTGGTATTGCTTTGATCATGTTGGGTATTGCCCTTACGACCTGGAAGGGGCGGGTTACTTCTTGACCTGATAACCAGTTTTGAAAATCCACCAGACGGTGATGATGCAGACCCCCAGGAAGATGGTGATCATGGACAGACTCCACATGACACTGACATCGGAAATCTCATAGAAGCTCCAGCGGAAGCCACTGACCAGATAGAGCACCGGATTGAACAGGGTAATTTTCTGCCATAAGGGCGGCAGCATATCGATGGAATAGAAACTGCCACCCAGGAACACCAGTGGCGTGACAACCAGCAGCGGGATGATCTGCAACTGCTCGAAGTTGTTGGCCCAGATGCCGATGATAAATCCGAACAGACTGAAGGTGATGGCGGTTAGCACCAGAAACATCAACATCCATAAGGGATGGGCGATCTGGATGGGCACGAACAGGCCAGCCGTTGACAGGATAATCAGGCCAAGGATGATCGATTTTGTTGCCGCCGCCCCCACATATCCCAGAATAATTTCAAAATACGAAACCGGCGCAGACATCAACTCGTAGATAGTGCCGCTGTATTTCGGGAAATAGATACCAAACGACGCATTGGAGACGCTTTGGGTCAGGATCGACAACATGATCAGTCCGGGTACGATGAACGAACCGTAAGAAATGCCGTCAATCTGGCTGATCCGCGAGCCGATGGCCGAACCGAAAACAACGAAGTAAAGCGATGTCGAAATAACCGGCGAGACAATGCTTTGAAACAGCGTCCGGATGGTTCGCGCCATTTCAAACAGGTAAATCGACTTGACCGCGTAATAGTTCATTGGCCTTCCTTGACCAGTGTTACGAAAATATCTTCCAGCGAGCTTTGCGTCGTGTGGAGATCCTTGAATTTGATGCCGGCATCATGCAGGTCGCCCAACAGGCCGGTAATGCCGGTGCGTTCGTCCTGGCTGTCGTAGGTATAGATCATGCGCGCGCCGTCATCTGACAGTTCAAGATTGTAGGTATTCAGGGAAACCGGAATGCCAGAAAGCTGTTGCTGTAATTCCAGTGTCAGCTGCTTCTTGCCGAGCTTTTGCATCAGTTCGGCTTTTTCCTCGACGAGGATAATCTTGCCGTGGCTGATGATGCCGACCCGGTCGGCAATTTCCTCTGCTTCTTCGATATAGTGGGTGGTCAGGATGATGGTGACGCCAGACTCTCTCAGGATATTGATGTGGTGCCACATGTCCTTGCGCAATTCCACATCGACACCGGCGGTGGGCTCATCCAGGAACAGGATTTCCGGTTCGTGGGCCAGCGCCTTGGCGATCAGCACCCGGCGTTTCATACCGCCGGAAAGTTCCATGATCTTGCTGTCTCGCTTGTCCCACAGGGACATGTCCCTCAGGACTTTTTCGATATGTGCCGGATCAGGTTTTTTGCCGAACAGGCCACGGCTGAACGCCAGGGTATCCTTGACCGATTCAAAGGAGTCGGTGGTCAGCTCTTGCGGTACCAGGCCGATTTTCGAGCGGGTCATCCGGTAATCATCAATTATATCGAAACCATCGACCGTGACCTTGCCCGTGCTGGCATTGACCAGCCCACAAATGATGCTGATCAGCGTCGTCTTACCGGCCCCGTTGGGGCCAAGCAAGGCAAGAATTTCACCGTCCCGGATATCCAGATTAACCCCTTTCAGGGCCTGAAAACCGTTATCATAGACTTTCGATAAATCGGAAATGGAAATCAGTGTTTTCATGGCGCTGACTATAACGGTTTTAGTTTTCAGAAACAGCGCTATTGGCAGCGAACCATTTAAAGAGGAAGTTACTCGTCAGCAGGTATGATATTCTGATTTACCCATTCAGATAAAGCCTCTTCCGTTAAACTGCCGTCAGCCAAGGCGAGGAAGGTCACCAGAGATGAGGCATCATCTGCATTAAGAATATACCCATTCAGCATGAGAAAAAGTTCTGTTACCACAAGGGCCGTTCTTTTGTTGCCGTCAAGAAAAGGATGATTTTTAGCGATACCAAATCCGTATGACGCGGCCAAGGCGCTCACAGATGCTTCATCGTAATTGGCACGATTGAGCGGACGGGCAAGAGCAGAATCAAGCAATCCTTGATCTCGTATCCCTGATTGGCCTCCATGTTCAAAAATTTGTTCATCATGAAGGGCAAAGACAACTTTCTGATCAACCCAAATCCAGGATGTCACTTTGCCAACTCACGCAAAACGGCACGGCGCTTTTTCATAATTTTACGTGCCGTCTCCATTTGCTGCTCGAATTCGGGGTCGTAAGGGGTCAGCGTAATCCCGTTTGGTGTTTCCACAACATAAAGATTATCCCCTTTCTCTACCTGAAGCTTAGAGAGAACATCCTTGGGAAGGATAACACCGGTGGAATTGCCAACCGCTTTGAGTTTGAGAACTGTCATGGAATCTCTCCTGTAGATATTTGGAAAGTATTACATTTGTAATAACATTTGGCAAGGCTATGTACGAAGGACAAAGCTAGATCCTAAGCCCGCTTCTTCGCCCGTGACTTTTTGAAATACGGTTTCAGGTATTGGCCGGTGTAGCTTTTCTTCACTTTGGCGACGTCTTCGGGGGTGCCGGTGGCGACGATTTTGCCGCCTTTGGTGCCGCCGCCCGGGCCTAAGTCAATGACCCAGTCGGCGGTTTTGATGACTTCCAGATTATGCTCGATAACAATCACCGTGTTCCCTGTTTCGACCAGGGTGTGCAGGACCTCGAGCAGTTTTTCGACATCGGCGAAGTGCAGCCCGGTGGTCGGCTCATCAAGAATATAGAAGGTCTTGCCGGTCGCCCGTTTTGACAGTTCCTTGGCCAGTTTGACCCGCTGCGCTTCACCACCGGACAGGGTCGTCGCCTGCTGTCCCAGGTGAATGTAGCCGAGCCCGACTTTTTGCAGGGTCAGCATCTTGTCGCGGATGGACGGCACCGCCTTGAAAAATTCTGCTCCCTCGTCAATGGTCATATCGAGCACATCGGCGATGGATTTGTCGCGAAAACGGATTTCCAGGGTTTCCCGGTTGTAGCGCTTGCCGTGGCAGACATCGCACTGAACGTAGACGTCCGGCAAAAAATGCATTTCGATTTTTATGACGCCGTCGCCCTGACAGGATTCACAGCGCCCGCCCTTGACGTTGAACGAGAAGCGCCCCGGCTTGTAACCGCGGGTTTTGGCTTCGGGCAGGGCCGCAAACCAGTCGCGGATGGGCGAGAACGCGCCTGTGTAGGTGGCAGGGTTGGAACGAGGCGTGCGGCCAATAGGTGACTGGTCGATGTCGATGATCTTGTCGATAAATTCGACACCCTCAATGGCTTCGTGCTCACCGGCGTGGGCGCGGGCCGAATGCAGCCGCCGGGCCAAAGCCCGATACAAGGTCTCGATCACCAGTGTCGACTTGCCACCGCCCGATACGCCGGTAATACAGGTGAAGGTGCCCAGCGGGAAGTCGACGCTGACGTTGTCCAGGTTGTTGGCTTTGGCTCCCTTGAGTGTAACCTTGCGGCCCTTTTTGGCGACCCGTCGCTTGTGGGGCATGGGGATCTGCCTGATCCCCGTCATGTACTGGCCGGTCAGGCTTTGCGGGTTGCTCATGACCTGGTCAGGGGTCCCCGATGCGACAACCTGGCCACCGTGAATTCCGGCGGCGGGGCCCATGTCGATCAAGTAATCGGCACTGAGGATCGCGTCTTCGTCATGTTCAACGACGATCACCGTGTTGCCGATATCGCGTAGCCGTTTCAGGGTTTCCAGCAGTCGCGCATTGTCGCGCTGGTGCAGGCCGATGGACGGTTCATCCAACACGTACAGAACCCCGGTCAGCCCGGAACCGATTTGCGAGGCCAGACGAATGCGCTGGCTTTCGCCACCCGACAAGGTTCCCGAATTTCGCGACAAGGTCAGATACTCGAGCCCGACGTTAACCAGAAAGCCCAGCCGCTCGTTAATTTCACGCAAGATGCGCTCGGCGATTTGCTGCTGTTTTTTGTTGAGTTGATCATTCAGTCCTGCAAA
This genomic window from Rhodospirillaceae bacterium contains:
- a CDS encoding rhodanese-like domain-containing protein; this encodes MESSFFDIIKPDLFLAGVVIGGAIIMMRFMPRLMAGVPFVEPRAINDLMESGKELVIIDVRTKDEFNGPLGHVRGALNLAGMELDNRLAAADKQLDDLKDAPIFIVCRTHNRSPRAARMLTKAGFSQVAIIKGGMINWNKQECPVAK
- a CDS encoding DMT family transporter — encoded protein: MQSKQDHPALPYLLLVLAIATWAGNFVVARYMRGEIPPLTLNFLRWSGAFVVLLPLCLGKFRADVAILKRHWKWVLLMAASGVGIFHSFVYTGLQTTTVLNAGLMMAVCPIIIPGIAYLIHGDRLTMRQSMGIVASVIGVVVIITRADPDLLLSLSISTGDLWFLAAVPMWAFYSVIIKDKPQGLSSRAMMLAITGVGTLMMLPLYLWELNRLGGIPINVSTVVSVAYVSVFASVLAYFAWNKGVGDVGAIKAGPFLHLMPVFSALLAMTFLGERLEPFHFPGIALIMLGIALTTWKGRVTS
- a CDS encoding ABC transporter permease, whose product is MNYYAVKSIYLFEMARTIRTLFQSIVSPVISTSLYFVVFGSAIGSRISQIDGISYGSFIVPGLIMLSILTQSVSNASFGIYFPKYSGTIYELMSAPVSYFEIILGYVGAAATKSIILGLIILSTAGLFVPIQIAHPLWMLMFLVLTAITFSLFGFIIGIWANNFEQLQIIPLLVVTPLVFLGGSFYSIDMLPPLWQKITLFNPVLYLVSGFRWSFYEISDVSVMWSLSMITIFLGVCIITVWWIFKTGYQVKK
- a CDS encoding ABC transporter ATP-binding protein yields the protein MKTLISISDLSKVYDNGFQALKGVNLDIRDGEILALLGPNGAGKTTLISIICGLVNASTGKVTVDGFDIIDDYRMTRSKIGLVPQELTTDSFESVKDTLAFSRGLFGKKPDPAHIEKVLRDMSLWDKRDSKIMELSGGMKRRVLIAKALAHEPEILFLDEPTAGVDVELRKDMWHHINILRESGVTIILTTHYIEEAEEIADRVGIISHGKIILVEEKAELMQKLGKKQLTLELQQQLSGIPVSLNTYNLELSDDGARMIYTYDSQDERTGITGLLGDLHDAGIKFKDLHTTQSSLEDIFVTLVKEGQ
- a CDS encoding type II toxin-antitoxin system death-on-curing family toxin gives rise to the protein MTSWIWVDQKVVFALHDEQIFEHGGQSGIRDQGLLDSALARPLNRANYDEASVSALAASYGFGIAKNHPFLDGNKRTALVVTELFLMLNGYILNADDASSLVTFLALADGSLTEEALSEWVNQNIIPADE
- a CDS encoding AbrB/MazE/SpoVT family DNA-binding domain-containing protein, with the protein product MTVLKLKAVGNSTGVILPKDVLSKLQVEKGDNLYVVETPNGITLTPYDPEFEQQMETARKIMKKRRAVLRELAK
- the uvrA gene encoding excinuclease ABC subunit UvrA; the encoded protein is MDKISVRGAREHNLQNVDVDIPRNKLTVITGLSGSGKSSLAFDTIYAEGQRRYVESLSAYARQFLELMQKPDVDHIEGLSPAISIEQKTTSRNPRSTVGTVTEIYDYMRLLFARAGIPHSPATGLPIESQSVSQMVDKVMSMDEGTRLYLLAPIVRGRKGEYKREMLDLSKRGFQRVKVDGELYEIDDVPPLNKKLKHDIEVVVDRIVVRPEIETRLADSFETALGLADGLAFAENSETGERATFSAKFACPVSGFTIDEIEPRLFSFNNPFGACPSCDGLGTEMYFDPELVVPDDRLSLAEGAIAPWANSTSQYYRQTLESLAAHFGFKLSTPINKLKKKVVDLLLYGSDDEEVTMSYHDGHKSYDVSKAFEGVVPNMERRWRETDSSWVRDELGRYQTVTTCDTCKGHRLKPEALAVKIAGLQISEVTDMSIDGAALWFAGLNDQLNKKQQQIAERILREINERLGFLVNVGLEYLTLSRNSGTLSGGESQRIRLASQIGSGLTGVLYVLDEPSIGLHQRDNARLLETLKRLRDIGNTVIVVEHDEDAILSADYLIDMGPAAGIHGGQVVASGTPDQVMSNPQSLTGQYMTGIRQIPMPHKRRVAKKGRKVTLKGAKANNLDNVSVDFPLGTFTCITGVSGGGKSTLVIETLYRALARRLHSARAHAGEHEAIEGVEFIDKIIDIDQSPIGRTPRSNPATYTGAFSPIRDWFAALPEAKTRGYKPGRFSFNVKGGRCESCQGDGVIKIEMHFLPDVYVQCDVCHGKRYNRETLEIRFRDKSIADVLDMTIDEGAEFFKAVPSIRDKMLTLQKVGLGYIHLGQQATTLSGGEAQRVKLAKELSKRATGKTFYILDEPTTGLHFADVEKLLEVLHTLVETGNTVIVIEHNLEVIKTADWVIDLGPGGGTKGGKIVATGTPEDVAKVKKSYTGQYLKPYFKKSRAKKRA